In one Rutidosis leptorrhynchoides isolate AG116_Rl617_1_P2 chromosome 8, CSIRO_AGI_Rlap_v1, whole genome shotgun sequence genomic region, the following are encoded:
- the LOC139862774 gene encoding 21 kDa protein-like, whose product MEPKTLIILAIFSLTITTALTKVAPTPSYIKRACATVTYPALCEQSLTPYGQTIKASPAQLAHTALAVSLKQSETTQAYLNKLKRVKGLKPRERAAIGDCLEEVSDSLDRVSKSMQELKNLDRVKGQDFIFHMSNVQTWVSSALTDENTCMEGFGGRVMEGRIKSSVRTHITSVAHVTSNALALVNNFAQKH is encoded by the coding sequence ATGGAACCCAAAACACTAATTATTCTAGCCATCTTCAGCCTAACCATAACCACCGCCTTAACCAAAGTTGCACCCACCCCTAGCTACATAAAAAGGGCATGTGCCACCGTCACCTACCCCGCCTTATGTGAACAATCTCTTACTCCATACGGCCAAACTATCAAAGCCAGCCCGGCCCAGTTAGCCCATACCGCGTTAGCCGTGAGTCTAAAACAATCCGAAACCACCCAAGCTTACCTCAACAAACTTAAAAGGGTCAAAGGGTTGAAGCCACGAGAACGGGCCGCTATTGGGGACTGCTTAGAAGAAGTGAGTGATAGTTTGGACAGGGTCAGTAAATCTATGCAAGAGCTTAAAAACCTTGACCGGGTCAAGGGTCAGGATTTTATTTTTCACATGAGTAATGTTCAAACGTGGGTTAGTTCAGCCCTAACCGATGAGAACACGTGTATGGAGGGGTTTGGTGGTCGGGTCATGGAGGGTAGGATAAAAAGTTCGGTTAGGACTCATATTACTAGTGTAGCACATGTGACTAGCAATGCTCTAGCACTAGTAAACAACTTTGCTCAGAAGCATTAG